From Pontibacter actiniarum, a single genomic window includes:
- the glmS gene encoding glutamine--fructose-6-phosphate transaminase (isomerizing), which yields MCGIVAYVGHREASPIIIKGLKRLEYRGYDSAGIALMNGKLNIYKKKGKVAELEAFIATQDTHSSIGMGHTRWATHGEPNDENAHPHYSTSGNIAIIHNGIIENYASLKKLLMEKGHTFKSETDSEVFINLIEDIRTNNNCTLPEAVRLAMHEVVGAYAIVVLSQDSPNQLIAARKGSPLVVGIGEGEYFLASDATPIIEYTNEVVYLNDFELAIINNGQLDIRTKEDVQQTPYVQKLEMELESIEKGGYEHFMLKEIFEQPRSILDSMRGRMIAESDHLMMAGIREFENKFVNANRIIIVACGTSWHAGLVAEYLIEDLARIPVEVEYASEFRYRNPILNERDIVIAISQSGETADTLAALELAKSKGATIFGICNVVGSSIARATDAGAYTHAGPEIGVASTKAFTAQVTVLTLIAMIIGSKRGTLETTKLRELMVELETIPSKVEEALQLNEQIVQISEQYKDATNFLYLGRGYNFPVALEGALKLKEISYIHAEGYPAAEMKHGPIALIDEQMPVVVIATKDSSYEKIVSNVQEVKARKGKVIAVVTEGDTTIPAMADHVIEIPETSEHLMPLLSVIPLQLLSYHIAVMRGCNVDQPRNLAKSVTVE from the coding sequence ATGTGTGGAATTGTAGCTTACGTTGGGCATCGGGAAGCGAGCCCAATCATTATTAAAGGCCTGAAAAGGCTGGAGTACCGTGGATATGACAGCGCAGGCATTGCGCTGATGAACGGCAAACTGAACATCTATAAGAAAAAAGGCAAGGTGGCGGAGCTGGAGGCGTTTATCGCCACCCAGGATACCCACAGCAGCATTGGCATGGGCCACACCCGCTGGGCCACCCACGGGGAGCCGAACGACGAGAACGCGCACCCGCACTACTCTACGTCCGGCAACATCGCCATTATTCACAACGGCATTATTGAGAACTACGCCTCTCTAAAGAAGCTCCTGATGGAGAAGGGCCATACGTTCAAGTCGGAAACAGACTCCGAGGTGTTCATCAACCTGATCGAGGACATCCGCACCAACAACAACTGCACCCTGCCTGAGGCTGTGCGCCTGGCGATGCACGAAGTGGTGGGTGCCTATGCCATTGTGGTGCTCTCCCAGGATAGCCCGAACCAACTGATTGCGGCCCGTAAGGGAAGCCCGCTGGTAGTTGGCATCGGCGAGGGCGAGTACTTCCTGGCTTCGGACGCTACCCCGATTATTGAGTACACGAACGAGGTGGTATACCTGAACGACTTCGAACTGGCCATTATCAACAACGGCCAGCTGGACATCCGCACCAAAGAAGACGTACAGCAGACGCCTTACGTGCAGAAGCTGGAGATGGAGCTGGAGTCGATCGAGAAGGGCGGCTATGAGCACTTCATGCTGAAGGAGATCTTTGAGCAGCCGCGCTCCATTCTGGACAGCATGCGTGGCCGTATGATCGCCGAAAGCGACCACCTGATGATGGCCGGTATCCGCGAGTTTGAGAACAAGTTTGTGAACGCCAACAGGATCATCATTGTGGCCTGCGGCACCTCCTGGCACGCTGGCCTGGTGGCCGAGTACCTGATCGAGGACCTGGCCCGCATTCCGGTAGAGGTGGAGTACGCCTCAGAGTTCCGCTACCGCAACCCGATCCTGAACGAGCGGGACATTGTTATCGCTATTTCACAGTCTGGCGAGACGGCGGACACACTGGCAGCCCTGGAGCTAGCCAAATCTAAAGGCGCCACGATCTTTGGTATCTGCAACGTAGTGGGCTCCTCTATTGCCCGTGCAACGGATGCGGGTGCCTACACCCACGCCGGGCCGGAGATTGGCGTAGCCAGCACCAAGGCCTTCACGGCACAGGTAACCGTGCTTACGCTTATCGCCATGATTATTGGCAGTAAGCGCGGCACCCTGGAAACAACCAAACTGCGCGAGCTGATGGTGGAGCTGGAGACGATCCCGAGCAAAGTGGAGGAGGCTCTGCAGCTGAACGAGCAGATCGTGCAGATATCGGAGCAGTACAAGGATGCCACCAACTTCCTGTACCTGGGCCGTGGCTATAACTTCCCGGTAGCCCTGGAAGGTGCGCTTAAGCTAAAAGAGATCTCTTACATCCATGCGGAGGGCTACCCGGCCGCTGAGATGAAGCACGGCCCGATCGCGCTGATCGATGAGCAGATGCCGGTGGTGGTAATCGCGACCAAGGATAGCTCTTATGAGAAGATCGTATCGAACGTGCAGGAGGTGAAGGCCCGTAAAGGAAAAGTGATCGCCGTTGTAACCGAAGGCGACACCACTATCCCGGCCATGGCTGACCACGTCATTGAAATACCGGAGACGAGTGAGCACCTGATGCCGCTGCTGTCCGTGATTCCGCTGCAGCTGCTGTCTTACCACATTGCGGTTATGCGCGGCTGTAACGTAGACCAGCCACGCAACCTGGCTAAGTCCGTAACAGTTGAGTAG
- the panC gene encoding pantoate--beta-alanine ligase, with protein sequence MEVIELVGTIRERMQTLRCSGKRIGFVPTMGALHEGHLQLLRASAQENDVTVCSIFVNPTQFNNPDDYKLYPRTMEQDIALLESVGCDILFAPHAEEVYVQQPLLQFSFGPLETVMEGEHRPGHFNGVATIVGKLFHFVQPHRAYFGQKDLQQVAIVKQLVQTLSFDVELVRYPTIREADGLAMSSRNKRLDPEQRQIAPVLHHALQLAKEQLGQKPVYSIKATVEAYLAGTGQVELEYFEVADPDTLQPLQEVGPQQEVALCIAAFVGSVRLIDNILVNLNEG encoded by the coding sequence ATGGAAGTTATAGAGCTGGTTGGTACAATCCGGGAGCGCATGCAGACCTTGCGCTGCAGCGGCAAACGCATTGGTTTTGTACCCACCATGGGTGCCCTGCACGAGGGGCACCTGCAACTGCTACGGGCCTCCGCTCAGGAGAACGACGTTACCGTTTGCAGTATTTTCGTAAATCCAACGCAATTCAACAACCCGGACGACTACAAGCTCTACCCCCGCACAATGGAGCAAGATATCGCGCTGCTGGAGTCAGTCGGCTGCGACATTCTGTTTGCCCCGCATGCAGAGGAGGTATATGTACAACAGCCGCTGCTGCAGTTTAGTTTCGGCCCGCTGGAGACGGTAATGGAGGGAGAGCACCGGCCGGGCCACTTTAACGGCGTGGCCACCATTGTGGGCAAGCTGTTCCACTTTGTGCAGCCGCACCGCGCTTACTTCGGGCAGAAAGACCTGCAGCAGGTGGCGATTGTGAAGCAGCTGGTGCAGACGCTGAGCTTCGACGTGGAGCTGGTGCGCTACCCTACCATACGCGAGGCCGACGGGCTGGCCATGTCGTCGAGGAACAAAAGGCTTGACCCGGAGCAGCGCCAGATCGCGCCGGTGCTGCACCATGCCCTGCAACTGGCAAAAGAGCAGCTGGGCCAGAAACCGGTTTATAGTATAAAGGCAACTGTGGAGGCTTATTTGGCCGGTACGGGGCAGGTGGAGCTGGAGTACTTCGAGGTAGCTGACCCGGACACCCTGCAGCCGCTGCAGGAGGTGGGGCCACAGCAGGAGGTGGCGCTTTGCATTGCCGCCTTTGTGGGCTCTGTTCGTCTGATTGATAATATTCTGGTGAATTTAAATGAAGGATAG
- a CDS encoding glycogen/starch synthase, whose product MSKLRILYAATEINPFLQTTKVAEFLQTLPQGMQERGMEIRIFVPRFGLINERKNRLHEVVRLSGINIAVGDDEKPLVIKVASIPNAKLQVYFIDNEDYFHRKSVFVDKNNKFHQDNDERAIFFCKGVLETVKKLGWAPDIVHCNDWMTGLIPMYLKTTYKKDPIFKDAKSMFTVYNNNYSHKFSEDLLEKVKMLDIEDSMLTQLQSADIDGFIKCGMEYADSVIKTNEDFSENINALFNDFMKKKTINTVSADDTLLDNYYNLYNELGK is encoded by the coding sequence ATGTCAAAATTGCGAATCCTGTACGCCGCCACCGAAATCAATCCCTTCTTACAGACCACGAAAGTAGCCGAATTCTTACAGACGCTGCCACAGGGTATGCAGGAGCGGGGGATGGAGATCCGAATCTTTGTTCCGCGGTTCGGCCTGATAAACGAGCGCAAGAACCGTTTGCATGAGGTGGTACGCCTTTCCGGCATTAACATCGCCGTGGGCGACGATGAAAAACCGTTGGTAATTAAAGTGGCTTCCATTCCGAACGCGAAGCTACAGGTTTATTTTATTGATAACGAAGACTACTTCCATAGAAAGTCAGTTTTTGTTGATAAAAACAACAAATTCCACCAGGACAACGACGAGCGCGCGATCTTCTTCTGTAAAGGAGTGCTCGAGACGGTGAAGAAACTGGGCTGGGCCCCGGACATCGTGCATTGCAACGACTGGATGACAGGCCTGATCCCGATGTACCTGAAGACAACCTATAAGAAGGACCCGATCTTCAAGGATGCCAAGTCCATGTTTACAGTGTATAACAACAACTACTCCCACAAGTTTAGCGAAGACCTGCTGGAGAAAGTGAAGATGCTGGACATTGAGGACAGCATGCTGACGCAGCTGCAGTCTGCCGACATCGATGGGTTTATCAAGTGCGGCATGGAGTACGCCGACTCCGTTATTAAAACGAACGAGGACTTCAGCGAGAACATCAACGCCCTGTTCAACGACTTCATGAAAAAGAAGACCATCAACACGGTGTCTGCCGATGACACTTTGCTGGACAATTACTATAACCTGTATAACGAGTTGGGTAAGTAA
- the panD gene encoding aspartate 1-decarboxylase — MYIEVLKSKIHRCKVTQAELHYVGSITVDEDLMDAANIVENEKVQIVNINNGERFETYVIKGERGSGTVCLNGPAARKVQVGDVVIVISYCSIKFEDAKNHTPTLVFPDQHNRLV, encoded by the coding sequence ATGTATATTGAGGTTTTAAAATCCAAAATCCACCGTTGTAAGGTAACCCAGGCTGAGTTGCACTATGTAGGCAGCATCACTGTTGATGAGGACCTGATGGACGCCGCCAACATCGTGGAGAACGAGAAAGTACAGATCGTTAACATCAACAACGGTGAGCGCTTCGAGACGTACGTGATCAAAGGCGAACGCGGCTCCGGCACCGTTTGCCTCAATGGCCCGGCGGCGCGCAAAGTGCAGGTCGGCGATGTGGTGATCGTGATCTCTTACTGCAGCATCAAGTTCGAAGACGCTAAAAACCATACGCCTACGCTTGTGTTCCCGGACCAGCACAACCGCCTGGTGTAA
- a CDS encoding YihY/virulence factor BrkB family protein — protein sequence MVRKRLYMVWYLLKEAYLEFIDNNSFQKGAALAYYTIFSLPPMLIIIISAAGYFFGEQAVSGEIYYRIKELIGSEGAYAVQKMVENVNEFGDFNLAALVGIIALFIAATGVFISLQNSLNEIWYVKPVPKRGYVKLVVDRLLSFGMILAIAIVLLLSLLANTLLVVIGDFLTARFSGWVIYLLHLANFLSAFLLMSFLFACIYKFLPDAKIRWRDVGVGAFVTSLLFVLLRGLIGFYLGKNDVGSVYGAAGSIVVILTWVFFTSQIIFFGAVFTFVYSRKYGFNIYPSDYAVRVIRQEVEVGNSAVNAEPGKHEKEVYGEQQAEEEPGPAEENDAAKGANI from the coding sequence ATGGTACGTAAGCGTCTTTACATGGTGTGGTACCTGCTAAAGGAAGCCTACCTTGAGTTTATTGATAACAACTCCTTCCAGAAAGGGGCTGCGCTGGCGTACTACACCATTTTCTCGCTGCCGCCCATGCTCATTATCATCATCAGTGCGGCCGGGTACTTTTTCGGGGAGCAGGCCGTGTCGGGCGAGATATACTACCGCATAAAAGAGCTCATCGGCTCGGAGGGGGCCTACGCGGTGCAGAAGATGGTGGAAAACGTAAACGAGTTCGGCGACTTCAATCTGGCGGCCCTGGTCGGCATTATCGCCCTCTTTATCGCCGCCACGGGGGTGTTTATCTCGCTGCAGAACTCCCTGAATGAGATTTGGTACGTAAAGCCGGTGCCCAAGCGGGGGTACGTGAAGCTGGTGGTGGACCGCCTGCTTTCCTTTGGGATGATCCTGGCCATCGCCATTGTGCTGCTGCTCTCACTGCTGGCCAACACGCTTCTCGTCGTGATCGGGGATTTCCTGACGGCGCGTTTCTCGGGCTGGGTGATTTACCTGCTGCACCTGGCCAACTTCCTGTCTGCCTTTCTGCTGATGTCGTTTTTGTTTGCCTGTATCTATAAGTTTCTGCCGGACGCCAAAATCAGGTGGCGTGATGTGGGGGTGGGGGCCTTTGTTACCTCGCTGCTGTTTGTGCTGCTGCGCGGGCTCATCGGTTTTTACCTGGGCAAGAACGACGTAGGCTCGGTGTACGGGGCGGCCGGCTCCATTGTGGTCATCCTGACGTGGGTGTTCTTCACCTCGCAGATCATCTTCTTCGGCGCCGTTTTCACCTTTGTGTACTCCCGCAAGTATGGCTTTAACATCTACCCCTCCGATTATGCGGTGCGGGTGATACGGCAGGAGGTGGAGGTGGGCAACTCGGCGGTAAACGCGGAGCCCGGCAAGCACGAGAAAGAGGTTTACGGAGAGCAGCAGGCGGAAGAGGAGCCGGGGCCGGCTGAGGAGAACGACGCGGCCAAAGGGGCCAACATCTGA
- a CDS encoding 3-hydroxyacyl-CoA dehydrogenase family protein, with amino-acid sequence MHIVVLSGPEMAAEFKQKFPEGKEGITYTFLHNHRLQDEQLRPAGIVFDFLLHEQPERLGLYAPEQVVFCNAATVQLAALVREAETEQVCTLIGFNGLPTLFNREVLEVSLLHAQDEAKLQQVCQALGTDYLLVEDRVGMVTPRMICMIINEACYTLQEQTASITDIDQGMKLGTNYPKGPFEWANQLGVENVYRVLRAVYEDTKEERYKVCPLLKTKCLKRESF; translated from the coding sequence ATGCACATAGTTGTTTTGTCAGGCCCAGAAATGGCCGCCGAGTTCAAGCAAAAGTTTCCGGAGGGGAAAGAGGGCATCACCTATACTTTCCTGCACAACCACCGCCTGCAGGACGAGCAGCTGCGCCCCGCCGGTATCGTGTTTGACTTTCTGCTGCATGAGCAACCGGAGCGCCTGGGCCTCTACGCGCCGGAGCAGGTGGTGTTCTGCAACGCCGCTACTGTGCAGCTGGCCGCGCTGGTCAGGGAGGCCGAGACGGAGCAGGTGTGCACCTTGATTGGCTTTAACGGCCTGCCGACGCTGTTTAACCGCGAGGTGCTGGAGGTAAGCCTGCTGCATGCGCAGGATGAGGCAAAGCTTCAGCAGGTTTGCCAGGCGCTGGGTACGGACTACCTGCTGGTGGAGGACCGCGTGGGTATGGTGACGCCGCGCATGATCTGTATGATCATTAACGAAGCCTGCTATACCTTGCAGGAGCAAACAGCAAGTATAACCGACATCGACCAGGGCATGAAACTCGGCACCAACTATCCCAAAGGCCCTTTTGAGTGGGCAAACCAACTGGGGGTGGAGAATGTGTACCGTGTGCTGCGGGCTGTGTACGAAGACACCAAGGAAGAGCGCTACAAGGTATGCCCGCTGCTGAAGACAAAGTGCCTGAAGCGGGAGAGCTTTTAG
- a CDS encoding RidA family protein, with amino-acid sequence MAHTLINSPKAPAPIGPYSQATLANGTLYVSGQIALDAESGNLVNDSIENETHKVMQNLQAILGEAGMDFSHVLKCTIFVKDLNNFGRINETYGSYFSSNPPARETVEVSRLPKDVNVEISCIAAK; translated from the coding sequence ATGGCACATACCCTCATCAACTCGCCGAAGGCACCAGCCCCTATCGGCCCGTACAGCCAGGCCACTTTAGCAAACGGAACGCTGTATGTATCCGGGCAGATCGCGCTGGACGCGGAGAGCGGCAACTTGGTAAACGACAGCATCGAGAACGAGACGCACAAGGTGATGCAGAACCTGCAGGCCATCCTTGGCGAGGCTGGCATGGACTTCAGCCACGTGCTCAAGTGCACCATCTTTGTAAAGGACCTGAACAACTTCGGCCGCATCAACGAAACCTACGGCAGCTACTTCAGCAGCAACCCTCCGGCCCGCGAAACCGTGGAGGTGAGCCGCCTGCCGAAGGATGTGAACGTGGAGATTTCCTGCATCGCAGCCAAGTAA